The following proteins come from a genomic window of Plectropomus leopardus isolate mb chromosome 11, YSFRI_Pleo_2.0, whole genome shotgun sequence:
- the fancf gene encoding Fanconi anemia group F protein — MEAVLKNLASTAELLAVAAHSGVVEQWDKQTLCRAFQWARYCEHLYTRFHDIPVIRRVMEKQLQLTNQSLRAVFPGYTEVAFSDLSRYQHLLLCGLLKNPELPISIMKILFDTSNPANNQQSEYQDVTGFCSLTIQCKSACKVLSPLTDLSAVGADAEVQGVMLMERLCAGREACRTEHILDSVLQGCGGATQHFCQVITAALLTKKNLPAQTASQGFLLDWLQKEHSVLQHMCSALPATLIIDLAKEHLKFRDAYCDMLKKWASEMEYSITEGEWVQSSTERTVSFQRLTEHFLALFEACPSLREDVEKELHALKTFDGDFDVRGLSVWGDLLSAFNK, encoded by the coding sequence ATGGAGGCGGTGCTGAAAAACTTGGCGAGCACGGCGGAGCTGCTGGCCGTGGCGGCGCACAGCGGCGTGGTGGAGCAGTGGGATAAACAAACTCTGTGCAGAGCTTTTCAATGGGCCCGGTACTGCGAACACCTGTACACCAGGTTTCACGATATCCCCGTGATCAGGAGGGTTATGgagaagcagctgcagctcacAAATCAAAGTCTGCGAGCAGTCTTCCCTGGATACACAGAAGTCGCCTTCTCAGACCTCTCCAGGTATCAGCACCTGTTGCTTTGTGGGCTTTTAAAGAATCCTGAGCTGCCCATTTCCATCATGAAGATACTCTTTGACACTTCAAATCCTGCAAACAACCAGCAGAGTGAGTATCAGGATGTCACTGGCTTCTGCAGTCTCACCATTCAATGCAAATCTGCCTGTAAAGTCCTGAGTCCTCTCACAGACCTGTCAGCTGTTGGTGCTGATGCTGAGGTGCAGGGGGTGATGCTGATGGAGAGGCTATGTGCAGGCAGGGAGGCCTGCCGGACAGAGCACATTTTAGACTCCGTCCTCCAGGGATGTGGAGGAGCAACACAACATTTCTGTCAGGTCatcactgcagctctgctgACAAAGAAAAACTTGCCTGCACAAACTGCTTCACAGGGTTTTCTGTTGGACTGGCTGCAGAAAGAACACAGTGTGCTGCAGCACATGTGCTCTGCACTGCCTGCTACACTTATTATAGACCTGGCCAAAGAACACCTGAAATTTAGAGATGCGTACTGTGATATGCTGAAAAAGTGGGCCTCTGAAATGGAGTATAGCATAACTGAGGGTGAATGGGTTCAAAGCAGCACTGAGCGAACAGTGTCCTTCCAGAGACTGACCGAGCACTTTCTGGCCTTGTTTGAGGCCTGTCCCTCTCTGAGGGAGGATGTAGAAAAAGAGTTACATGCTTTGAAAACTTTTGATGGGGACTTTGACGTCAGAGGTCTGAGTGTGTGGGGAGACCTGCTTTCAGCATTTAACAAGTGA